From a single Lolium rigidum isolate FL_2022 chromosome 7, APGP_CSIRO_Lrig_0.1, whole genome shotgun sequence genomic region:
- the LOC124669676 gene encoding squamosa promoter-binding-like protein 8: MMNLPAAPGDEFGGYGAPNPPPPSHFPIMDHQESVHREHHHLGYNLEPNSLALLPPSSHATIAAHSPHDILQFYHHQPTSHHYLAGNASPYGGAHFSNNGGFQSYYQQQQQQGAEYYFPTTLVSSAEENMASFAATQLGLNLGYRTYFPPRGGYTYGHHPPRCQAEGCKADLSGAKRYHRRHKVCEHHSKAPVVVTAGGLHQRFCQQCSRFHLLDEFDDAKKSCRKRLADHNRRRRKSKPSEADAAEKRRTQAGKASSTKGKATGSSSKSTGTGDGMDIQVQLGSADLSKDQDETMGLGEVVKEMQVDPKGKASMQQQQQQGHHGTHGLHLQSHHGFPFPSSSAGSCFPQSQAISSTDNTSNIGQVQQEQPGLGFHQQLHQHSNILQLGQAMFDLDFDH; the protein is encoded by the exons ATGATGAACTTGCCGGCTGCACCCGGGGACGAGTTCGGCGGGTATGGAGCTCccaacccgccgccgccgtcgcacttCCCGATCATGGATCACCAGGAGAGCGTCCACAGGGAGCACCACCACCTCGGCTACAACCTCGAACCCAACTCCCTCGCCCTCCTCCCCCCGTCCAGCCACGCTACCATCGCCGCCCACAGCCCCCACGACATCCTCCAGTTCTACCACCACCAACCCACCTCCCATCACTACCTCGCCGGCAACGCCAGCCCTTACGGCGGCGCCCACTTCAGCAACAACGGCGGCTTCCAGTCCTACTACCAGCAGCAACAGCAACAGGGAGCGGAGTACTACTTCCCCACGACACTGGTCAGCTCGGCGGAGGAGAACATGGCCAGCTTCGCTGCCACGCAGCTCGGGCTCAACCTCGGCTACCGGACCTACTTCCCGCCCAGAGGCGGCTACACCTACGGCCACCACCCGCCGCGGTGCCAGGCCGAGGGCTGCAAGGCCGACCTCTCCGGGGCCAAGCGCTACCATCGTCGCCACAAGGTCTGCGAGCATCACTCCAAGGCGCCCGTCGTCGTCACCGCCGGCGGACTCCACCAGAGGTTCTGCCAGCAGTGCAGCAG ATTTCATCTGCTTGATGAGTTCGACGATGCGAAGAAGAGCTGCAGGAAGCGGCTCGCGGACCACAACCGCCGTCGAAGGAAGTCAAAGCCGTCTGAAGCCGATGCCGCAGAAAAGAGGAGGACACAGGCCGGCAAAGCTTCAAGTACCAAAGGCA AAGCAACTGGTAGCAGCAGCAAGAGTACTGGCACCGGAGACGGGATGGACATACAAGTGCAGCTGGGGAGTGCAGACCTATCAAAAGATCAGGATGAAACAATGGGTCTTGGAGAGGTGGTGAAGGAAATGCAGGTGGATCCCAAGGGGAAAGCATcaatgcagcagcagcagcagcaaggacACCATGGCACCCATGGTCTTCACCTGCAGAGTCACCATGGCTTCCCTTTCCCTTCGTCCTCTGCAGGCTCGTGCTTCCCACAGAGCCAAGCTATCTCGAGCACTGACAACACATCAAATATCGGTCAAGTGCAGCAAGAACAGCCAGGCTTGGGGTTCCATCAGCAGCTACACCAGCACAGCAACATCCTTCAGCTGGGCCAGGCCATGTTTGATCTCGATTTCGATCACTAG